AGCTTGATCGCCATCCGGTCCGTCCGCGCATACACGTTCCAGTCCACGAAACGCAGATCGTCCCCGGGCTGGTACTCCCGGTAATCCTGAAAATCAATCGAGGTGCCCACGCGCCGTCCCAGCCGGGCCCCCATGGCCCCGGACGGGCCCAGGGGCGGCCACTCCAGCCGGTAAGCCGACCCCTTGCGCTCCCCATCCCTCAATGCCTGGCGAATCTCCGGCTTCATCGACTGTTTGCCCGGGGCCCCGCGTCGGGCCGGTTTGCGAGTCCTTCACCCTGCAGCCCGATCACCGGGCAGCCCGCAGGCGACGCATCCCGGTGGGAGCCCTTCCTCGTCAACCCGCACCGGACAACACCGGCGGCACGGCGTTCAACCCGGCTGCTTCCCCCGGCTCGGCCCTTCGGAATGCCCGTGCCTGCTGCACAAGCCAGGGAAGGTTCAACACCACCCCGGCGGCAAACCACAGGCCCGATACCCACAAATGGGACCTCAGGTCTTTCCACTCGACCACCAGCAGGGCATTGGTGATGCTGCCACCGTGGTAAGACGCGAATAGTGCCATATCGATGGGGCCGGACAGTGCCATCCATACGTAAGGCACTACCATGGCCCAACCCGCTACCAGGATCACTGGCAACGTCGCCTTCCACCCTGATGCCCGCGGCCAGAAGCGCCGTTGCAGGTACAGACCCGTACCCGTGTAGGCCAGCAGGTACAACACCACTGCCGTCGTTCGCAGTACGGCGTGCGCCTCCTCACTGGCCGAGTCTGCCCACAACGACACCGGACCGTGCCACATGGAAACCGCCCACCACATCACCCCCAATGTTCCCGCCAGCAACAGGGTAGCCCACGCGAGTCCCCCGGCCCGCCCGTTGTAAAACAGAAAGGCCGCCACCCGCCCTGGCCACCATTGGGGAATCGTGCGCCGCACCCGGGGCCGCAAACCATCGCGTTGCATGACCAGCAGTCCGATCCCCGGCACCATCAACGCCACGGTCACGATACCCCACACCAGAACCCTGTCAGCTTTCAAATCAACCCACGCGCAGGCCATACTCAATCCGCCCACCACCAGCCAGCAAACCGTGACCCACGCCCGCAACGGAAGCGCACGATTGGCTGACGACGGCGATAATAATGCCACCGCCCCGGCATAGCCCAAAGCGCACACCGCAACAGGCCACGCCACCGACAACAGCCTCTCGGCGGTCAATCCCGGGCCCGTCGGCGTAGCCAGACCGAAACCGGCATACGCGCGTGCCATAAACATGCTTACCGACCAGACAACCTGACCAACCAAAGCCGGCAAAAGGATCAACACAAACAGGCCGTACTTGACGACCCGGTTCCATGGCGTACACGCCAACAAGAGGGCGAACACCCCGACGAAGACCGCGGAGCTCCATGCAGACCAGGCCGCTGCGAGAACCATTCGAAGATCCACACCACCCAACAACGTCGTCAGGGCCAGCAAAGGGGTTCCGGCGCAAACATACAGAAACCCCACGTACGCAGCCGCGTAAAGCTTGCCCCGGACCACTTCAGCCGGAGTCATTCGCGTGGCGTACAACAGCTCCATCCCGTCCTCCTCCCGGTCTTGTGCGGTTCGTCCCAGTAGCTGCTGGGCCACGGCTCCGATGGTAACCAGATTCATCCAAAAAGCCATGATGCCCATCACAAAGATCCCGGCGGTCTCCTCCGCCGCAGCAAGTCCCGGGGCCGCTCTCAGGGACCCGAAGAGGACCATCAACAAGCCCTGGAAACACAGTCCGATCATGAGGATCCGGCTCCGCAAAGCCTGCCGCAGTTCCTTCACAAGGACGGGATTCCAGTCCCGTCGCCGTAACCACTCCCGGCACCCGGGCCACCATCGTCCCGGCTTCCACCACCCCTTGAGTTCCGCAAGGACCTTCATGAAACCTCCCCCTGCGTCACCTTCAGGAACACATCCTCGAGGTCGGCACGGGTCTGACGAAACTCCAATACATGAAACCCCTCGGCCACCAGCCGCGCCAGAATCTCGCACGCCACGGCGCCGTCGCCGGACACGTCGAACAGCACCTCTTGGGGCTGCAACTGCACCCGCTCCACCCGCGGCATCTGGGCCAGTATCCGCACCAGGCGCTGGTATTCCTCGTGCGGCGGCGTCTCCAGCAGGCGCATGGCAAAGGTCCGGTGCCGGCTGCTCTCCCGCACCACCTCCTGAATCGGTCCCTGGGTCACCACCCGCCCGCGCTCAATGATCACCACCGCCGTGCAAATCTCCGTCAGCTCCGCCAGAATGTGCGAACTGATGAAGATCGCCTTGCCCCGCTGGGCCAGAGTCAGGAGCAACTCCCGCAGCTCCACCCGTCCCCGCGGATCCAGACCCGCCGCCGGCTCATCCAGGATCAGCACCTCCGGGTCATGAATCAGCGCCCGTGCCAGGCTCACCCGCTGTTTCATCCCCTTGGACAACGCCTTGAGGGTCTTGTCCCGAAGGCCCGTCAGCCCTGTGAATTCCTCCACTGCCGCCAGAACATCCGCCCGTTCCCGGCGCCCAATCCGATGTGCCCGCGCAAAAAAATCCAGATACTCCCGCACGGTGATGTCCGGGTACCCGGGCAAAGTGTCCGGCACGAAACCCACGCGCCTTCGCGCCACCTCCGGATATTCGCACACCGACACTCCGTCCAACAGTACGTCCCCGTCCGTGGGCTCCTCCACCGTTGCCATGATTCGCATCGTGGTGGTCTTGCCCGCCCCGTTCGGCCCCACAAAACCCACTATCTGGCCGGACTCGAACGAAAATGACACTCCGGCCAGGGCGATCGTCCGCCCGAATTCCTTTCGCAGGTTCCTCACTTCCACTCGCATAACCCGCTCATCCCGGCCTTCTCATCCGTTGCCGCATCGGCTCCATCCTTTTCCCCGCTTACGGGGCCATGCATCATGGCGGCTACCGCTGCACTCTCGGATCGAAGATTCCGTACACGATGCAAGGGCCCGGCATACGCCGTGTCCCGACCCCCGGGGCAAGGCCCGTTCCCAAGAAAGGATTCTCCTCCAGCTCCGCCAAATATGTGCCGGGACGCAACAAGCGCTCCTGCCGGTTCGTCGCCCATGAACCAAATCCGCCAAAGCCCGCCTCTCTCCAAAGGTCCGCTGGTACCACCGGCTTCACCCCGATATTGGGCAACCGACCTGCCGGTTTCAGAGTCGCGCGCGCGCCCGCCTCAATGTCCGATCCCTCCCACAGCCTGCCCTCCGGATCGGCCAACCGCAGGCGCACCAGCCGCGTTCCCAGTCCATTGATCACTTGCAGTTCTTCTCCGGCCCGTTCCCACTCGAGGCGTTCCCGGCGCGTTTCGGATTTCCGGACCAAAAACATCGCAGGCACCCGGGGCCGGACCCAGTCGCCGACCAACGTCTGGCCCCGCGTCCAATCCACCACGCGCCGGGCCGAACCCGCGCTCACAAATCGGTCCAACTCTATCAAGGGCGTCAACTCGGTCTGCTCATCGAAAGACAACCCGTCCCGTGGCGGCAACACCGAGTAGTACCCCAGCCCGGCCACGGTGGATGCCCGGTGTTGAACCTGATCCAATACGGTAAAACCCTCCAATCCGACCCGCGTCTGAATCCCCTCCTGCAACACCGGCACCATCAACACCCCGGCCGTGGTCAACGCCGAGAGTAGCGGCAGCGTCCAGAGCAGGGTGGAACGCCTCCCGGACCGCCAAACCAGCAACCACTGCACGGGACCCAGCACCACCACACAACCCAACCCCAGCAACACAAACCACCGGAGACTCAACCCGGTTTGGATTCCCAGGTCCAATGCCCGGTTGGCGGTGTCGCCGCGCGGCAGGGTCTGCCAGAACCGTTCACTACTGTCCGCAAGTTCCCGGAGTCGCACCCGCAGCAGGTCGTGATCCATTTTCTCCAAAGCATCCTCCGGCATCACCACGCACCAACCCAGCCCCACTGGGTATTCCTTTGCGCCGGAGGGATGGGTCTGTTGAAGGCGGGACCATGGCTCCGGCACTGGTAACTCGCCGAAGACGAACAGGTTGCCCCCGCACTCCACATACCGCCACAAGGCCTCGGCCACCTCCGGCGGCAATGCCCGTACGTCCGAAGGGCCCAAAATCACCGCATCGAACGGCGTATAGCTCAGCCAGTGAGAGCTCCAGGACCCCACCCCAAACGCAGGGCGAACACAGGTCCGACCCACGGAACCATAACTCGCAAGGAAGCCGGCATTTTCGCTGCTGGCCCGTGCGTCCAGGGCCCATGCACTGCCGTCCGGGCCCGCCAGTTCCACTGCGTCTACCGAAACATCCGAGGCCGATAGGCCCGTGAATTCCAGCCGTACCAACCTCACCGGCTCGTCCAGAGCGCCCAGGGACAGTTCCCGCACCACGGGCGACGAGGGACGCACGGGGCTCGCCGGCTTGGGCGGCATGTTCGTTTGCACCAGCGTCCGCCCGGAGACACCCACCACCGTCACGAACGGCCCGGTCATCGTGCCGGAATAATGGCTCATGTCGTAAAGGCGCAGGTGGTCCGCACGCATCGGTCGGAACTCCAACTCCAACCAGTGCGGTCCGCGACTTTTCGGGTCCGGCTTCCACACGCCGCCCCGCGCAAGATCCCCGGCATCTGAGGGTCCCGTGGCCTGCTCCGCCCCGTGGGGCCCTGCGCTGCCCCCCAAAACGGATCGGGCGCGGTCCTGGTTCACTCCAAGAGCAACCAACATGACCGAATGGTTCCCTGGAGTCCTGGTGGCCACGTACCATTGCCGCATGTGCTGATCCAGGTCGGGGGCCTCGATCAAACCCTGCTCGCGCCCGTCCACCTCCACCACCAATCGGCCGTCTCCCCAGATCGGCAACGGAGGCAGCCACAGGGGAACCTCCATACGCCCGCCCGGCGGCACCACAATCGTGCGCTCCACATGCTTCAAAGACCCCTCTGACCCAAAGGACGAGTGGGGCAGACGCAAGCGGACCTGTCGTGCCCGTCGTTCCGAGTGATTCTCCACCCAGGCCCGCACCTCGAGATACCCGTGCCTGGTTAACTCCGAATACGGCGTCGCCAGAGTGACGGTCACATCCCCAAAAGTACGCTGCTGGGCTCGAACCGGACCTGGCCCCAGAGCCAGGGCCAACACCAGCACGCCCGACCGCCACCCGATCCACCCCAGCCAGCCGCAACGACCGCGGCCCCATCGCCCCAACAGGTTACCTTTCCACCAGCTCCACATCGCGAGGCAACTGCAGCTCCGTCTCCTTCAGCTTCTCCAACACCGACTGCACCACCGACGACGCCGTCACCCGATCAAACCGCGCCTGGTAATTCAAAATGATCCGGTGATTCAGCGCCGGTTCGGCCACCGCCTTCACATCCTCGAACCCGGCACTGGGGCGCCCCGCCAGCAACGCATGCGCCCGCGCCGCCTCCGCGATCGCAATCGCCGCGCGCGGCGAGGCTCCGTGCGCCACATACCGCCGCACCGGTTCCGGCGCCTCCGGCCCCTGCGGATGCGTGGCCGCCACCAACCGCGCAATGTACCGCGACACCGCACGCGGCAGGTAAATCCGGTCCATCGCCTCAAACAACCGGTCCAGGTCCCCGGACGTCATCTGCCAGCTCGGCTCCGGCAACTCGCCCCGACGCCGCTCGTACAAAATCCGCTCCAGCACCTCCGTATCCAGCAGGTCGAAAAACACCCGGAACAAAAACCGGTCCAACTGCGCCTCCGGCAGGGGATACGTACCTTCCATCTCGATCGGGTTCTGCGTCGCCAGCACGAAGAACGGTCGCGGCACCGGCCGGGTCGTCCCCAACAGGGTCACCGAATTCTCCTGCATCGTCTCCAGCAGGGCCGACTGCGTCTTGGGCGAGGCGCGGTTGATTTCGTCCGCCAACAGAATGTTCGTAAACACCGGCCCGGGTTGAAACACCAGCTCGCGCCGACCCGAATCCGTCTGTTGCAGAATGTGCATCCCCAGGACGTCCGCCGGCATCAGGTCCGGGGTGAATTGAATCCGCCGAAACTGCAACCGCAACACCTGCCCCAACGTCCGCACCAAAGCCGTCTTCCCCAAACCGGGCACGCCCTCCAACAGAATGTGGCCCCGGCTGAGAATCCCGATCAACACGAGCCGATGTAAGCGGCTTCGACCCAGTAGAATCCGATCCAGCTCCGCCAACACCCGGTTGGCCAGCTCCACCACCGGCGCCAGTTCCTCCGGCTGCATGATCGGTTTGTCCATCGCCTCCTCTCCTCCTCCTTGCGACGCCCCGCCACTCTTACGGACCCGGCCCACCGGCTCCGGAAGCCTCCCGCCGGAAATAGCGCTGCACCACCTCCCGATGCCTCGGCCATACCACTGAACCATGAGCCACCCCTGCCCCCGCCGCCCCGCCCGCCAGCGCGCCATGCGCCACCTGGACGTCCGCACCCGCCACTTCCGGCTCACCCCAACTCACCCCCAGCCGCTGTAAATCCCCGATCCCCGGTCCCACCGGCAACACCCGCTCCTCAAACCGTGCCCCCGCCTCTTCCGTCGCCTCTTTCCATGTCATCGGCGCGTCACCCCGCCCCCGGTCCACACCACCGCGACCCGGAATCCCCACGCGATCCGACCGTTCGTTCGTGCTCCCGCCCTGACACAAATACGCCACCAGCCCTGATACGTTCGTGGATTGGCAAAGGGATTGACACTCCGACAAATAACGCCCCTCCACCAACCGCAACTCCGACAACCGCGCCACCCGATTGCTCAAGGTCCGCTTCGCATCCCC
This DNA window, taken from Limisphaera ngatamarikiensis, encodes the following:
- a CDS encoding ABC transporter ATP-binding protein, whose product is MRVEVRNLRKEFGRTIALAGVSFSFESGQIVGFVGPNGAGKTTTMRIMATVEEPTDGDVLLDGVSVCEYPEVARRRVGFVPDTLPGYPDITVREYLDFFARAHRIGRRERADVLAAVEEFTGLTGLRDKTLKALSKGMKQRVSLARALIHDPEVLILDEPAAGLDPRGRVELRELLLTLAQRGKAIFISSHILAELTEICTAVVIIERGRVVTQGPIQEVVRESSRHRTFAMRLLETPPHEEYQRLVRILAQMPRVERVQLQPQEVLFDVSGDGAVACEILARLVAEGFHVLEFRQTRADLEDVFLKVTQGEVS
- a CDS encoding AAA family ATPase, whose amino-acid sequence is MDKPIMQPEELAPVVELANRVLAELDRILLGRSRLHRLVLIGILSRGHILLEGVPGLGKTALVRTLGQVLRLQFRRIQFTPDLMPADVLGMHILQQTDSGRRELVFQPGPVFTNILLADEINRASPKTQSALLETMQENSVTLLGTTRPVPRPFFVLATQNPIEMEGTYPLPEAQLDRFLFRVFFDLLDTEVLERILYERRRGELPEPSWQMTSGDLDRLFEAMDRIYLPRAVSRYIARLVAATHPQGPEAPEPVRRYVAHGASPRAAIAIAEAARAHALLAGRPSAGFEDVKAVAEPALNHRIILNYQARFDRVTASSVVQSVLEKLKETELQLPRDVELVER